One window from the genome of Candidatus Eremiobacteraceae bacterium encodes:
- a CDS encoding LuxR C-terminal-related transcriptional regulator: MPAVIVVDADDRIVLVNDRAMKLMREVAGAELAGNGGELSPILKALVPELRARVRDRLDTSTVALLTIDNCVRACLLDGSAGRHLLLVFERVERKDAVQHNLERYALSPRECEVVMLVLYGYSNRRIADQLFLTEYTVEDHFKRIFAKLGVRSRTALAAKILGWHAG, encoded by the coding sequence ATGCCGGCGGTGATCGTGGTCGATGCAGACGATCGCATCGTGTTGGTCAACGACCGGGCGATGAAGCTGATGCGGGAAGTCGCCGGCGCGGAACTGGCCGGCAACGGCGGCGAGCTGTCACCTATATTGAAGGCACTCGTTCCGGAGCTGCGAGCCCGGGTGCGGGACCGGCTCGATACCTCGACCGTGGCCTTGCTGACGATCGACAACTGCGTCAGGGCCTGCCTCCTAGACGGCTCCGCGGGCCGCCACCTCCTGCTGGTCTTCGAGCGAGTCGAACGTAAGGACGCCGTTCAACACAATCTCGAGCGGTACGCCTTGAGCCCGCGCGAGTGCGAAGTGGTGATGCTCGTGCTCTACGGCTACTCAAACCGCCGCATCGCCGACCAGCTCTTCCTCACCGAATATACGGTCGAAGATCATTTCAAGCGAATATTCGCAAAGCTCGGCGTCCGGTCGCGAACGGCGCTCGCCGCCAAAATCCTCGGTTGGCACGCGGGTTGA
- a CDS encoding deoxyribonuclease IV translates to MRFGVHVGIAGKFAGTVAEATAAGCECIQIFAGNPRAFKIGAYDAGSWDAFAAQRRANDIYPTVIHTSYLVNLATDNKTLRASSEKLVANDLSVAASAGIEYVNTHLGSYGKQDRGVGLARVCDAVARLIKSAKAGPMLLLENSAGAGSLCGGTMEELGEIVAAAKSKRVGVCLDTAHAWAAGYDLSTPAGVKTFLALVEKHIGLANVRALHLNDTEVDLGGRRDRHWHVGKGRIGDRGFKAILRTKSLSHAAGICETPKTPELDRENLVTVRRLAGAKGPRRKSLKG, encoded by the coding sequence ATGAGGTTCGGCGTTCATGTGGGCATCGCAGGCAAATTCGCCGGAACGGTGGCAGAGGCCACGGCGGCAGGCTGCGAGTGCATCCAAATATTCGCGGGCAATCCTCGAGCGTTCAAGATCGGCGCTTACGACGCCGGCTCATGGGATGCGTTCGCCGCGCAACGGCGCGCGAACGACATCTACCCGACCGTCATCCATACGTCGTATCTCGTCAACCTCGCCACCGACAACAAGACGCTGCGCGCGAGCAGCGAGAAGCTCGTCGCAAACGATTTAAGCGTCGCGGCCAGCGCCGGCATCGAATACGTGAACACACATCTCGGCAGTTACGGCAAGCAAGATCGCGGCGTCGGGTTGGCGCGCGTCTGCGACGCGGTGGCACGGCTTATCAAAAGCGCGAAGGCGGGTCCGATGCTGCTGCTGGAGAATTCGGCGGGCGCCGGCAGTCTTTGCGGCGGAACTATGGAAGAACTCGGTGAGATCGTCGCCGCGGCGAAGAGCAAACGCGTGGGCGTCTGTCTCGACACCGCGCATGCGTGGGCGGCCGGTTACGATCTCTCGACACCGGCCGGCGTTAAGACATTTCTTGCGTTGGTCGAAAAACACATCGGTCTCGCGAACGTGCGTGCGTTGCACCTCAACGATACGGAAGTCGATCTCGGCGGACGACGCGACCGCCACTGGCATGTCGGCAAAGGACGCATTGGCGATCGCGGCTTCAAAGCTATTCTCCGTACGAAGTCGCTCTCGCACGCCGCCGGTATCTGCGAGACGCCGAAAACGCCGGAACTCGACCGCGAAAATCTTGTCACCGTGCGGCGGCTTGCCGGAGCGAAGGGGCCGCGACGGAAGTCGCTCAAAGGTTGA
- the gcvT gene encoding glycine cleavage system aminomethyltransferase GcvT has protein sequence MTVDADVARTPLYDVHVSLGAKMSPFGGFLMPISYSGIIEEHNAVRGAVGLFDLSHMGQFVVRGEGAARWLDSLTCNDVETMKANQARYNIFTNDLGGAMDDAIIYRLDGRWLVVVNASNAPKMWAALSKNVPDGVTIENRTPRSALIALQGPRSYELLQTFTGVDLSAMKYYYAAEGKVAEIPAEIARTGYTGEDGFELFVAADAAEELWQRLMTDAGRVGMMPAGLGARDVLRLEAGMPLYGHELEEDISPLSAGLDWVVKLGKQFRGRDALAAQAADQLYPRIAGIIMAGRAPARAGYPVFLDGVRVGEVRSGSPAPSLGGKNIGTVLVTAEAASAGTELEVEIRGQRHGCQVVPLPFYKRKK, from the coding sequence GTGACCGTAGACGCCGACGTAGCGCGGACACCCCTATACGATGTCCACGTCAGCCTGGGTGCAAAAATGTCCCCGTTCGGGGGCTTTCTTATGCCCATCTCTTACTCGGGGATCATCGAGGAGCATAACGCCGTTCGCGGAGCGGTCGGTCTCTTCGATCTTTCGCATATGGGCCAGTTCGTCGTCAGGGGCGAGGGCGCCGCGCGGTGGCTGGATTCGCTGACGTGCAACGACGTCGAGACGATGAAAGCCAATCAAGCCCGCTACAATATCTTCACGAACGATCTCGGCGGCGCGATGGACGATGCCATCATCTACCGGCTCGACGGCCGATGGCTAGTCGTCGTCAACGCCTCGAACGCACCGAAGATGTGGGCGGCGCTCTCGAAGAACGTTCCCGACGGTGTGACGATCGAGAACCGGACACCGCGGTCCGCACTTATCGCGCTGCAGGGGCCGCGATCGTACGAGCTGCTGCAGACATTCACCGGCGTCGATCTTTCGGCCATGAAATACTACTACGCCGCTGAAGGCAAGGTCGCCGAAATCCCCGCCGAGATCGCGCGTACGGGCTACACCGGCGAAGACGGCTTCGAATTGTTCGTGGCGGCCGATGCCGCGGAAGAATTATGGCAGCGGCTTATGACAGACGCGGGCCGCGTCGGCATGATGCCCGCCGGACTTGGCGCGCGCGACGTCTTACGGCTTGAGGCCGGGATGCCGCTGTATGGCCACGAGTTGGAAGAAGACATCTCGCCACTTTCAGCGGGGTTGGATTGGGTCGTCAAACTCGGTAAGCAATTCCGCGGCAGAGACGCACTAGCCGCGCAGGCGGCCGATCAGCTTTACCCTCGCATCGCCGGCATCATCATGGCCGGCCGAGCACCCGCACGCGCGGGATACCCGGTCTTCCTCGACGGTGTCCGCGTCGGCGAGGTCCGCAGCGGCTCGCCGGCACCCAGCCTAGGGGGCAAGAATATCGGGACGGTGCTCGTCACTGCCGAAGCGGCGTCGGCGGGGACGGAATTGGAGGTCGAGATCCGCGGTCAGCGGCACGGCTGCCAGGTGGTGCCCCTTCCATTCTACAAGCGGAAAAAATAA
- a CDS encoding methyltransferase domain-containing protein, whose protein sequence is MTKAAAHRSDFSSLAKQYAAYRTSYGDDLFDTIASFARASLADDSIDARPASLRALDLACGTGLSTAGLTAHGYAVSGVDIAAGMLAQARQSVDGDCTFYEARAEALPFADGAFELVSCAQAFHWFDAPKSLGEIARVLKRGGAVALYWKHALPDDPFETRAVELMREISGRDDPYNVSRSLTDRFEEFWSERRALRDHEQWRLPLELSFTVESFVGYHSSREIARFQLGDRRAEFLTRLQKDVAEMAPGGSFAVKALQYLFLARKR, encoded by the coding sequence TTGACGAAGGCCGCCGCGCACCGTTCCGACTTTTCGTCACTTGCAAAGCAATACGCGGCGTATCGGACATCGTACGGTGACGATCTTTTCGACACGATAGCGTCGTTCGCGCGCGCGTCGCTGGCTGACGATTCCATCGACGCGCGACCGGCGAGCCTTCGCGCGCTCGATCTCGCCTGCGGCACGGGACTCAGCACCGCGGGATTGACGGCGCACGGTTATGCGGTCAGCGGCGTCGACATCGCAGCCGGGATGCTCGCGCAAGCGCGCCAAAGCGTCGACGGTGACTGCACGTTTTACGAAGCCCGCGCCGAGGCGCTGCCGTTCGCCGATGGTGCGTTCGAACTCGTTTCGTGCGCACAGGCATTTCACTGGTTCGACGCTCCCAAGAGCCTTGGAGAGATCGCGCGGGTGTTAAAGCGCGGCGGCGCGGTCGCGCTCTATTGGAAGCACGCGCTGCCGGACGACCCGTTCGAAACGCGCGCCGTCGAGCTGATGCGCGAGATCTCCGGCCGCGATGATCCGTACAATGTTTCGCGTTCGTTGACCGATCGATTCGAAGAATTCTGGTCCGAGCGTCGTGCGTTGCGCGATCACGAGCAATGGCGCCTGCCGCTCGAGCTCTCGTTCACCGTCGAGTCGTTCGTCGGCTATCACTCATCGCGCGAGATCGCGCGGTTCCAGTTGGGCGATAGGCGCGCGGAGTTCTTGACGCGGCTGCAAAAGGACGTCGCCGAAATGGCGCCCGGCGGATCGTTCGCCGTGAAAGCTCTGCAATATCTATTTCTGGCGAGGAAGCGATAA
- a CDS encoding segregation/condensation protein A encodes MTTAPTASAKPALLVKLDVFDGPLDLLLQLVLQQDLDITQVSLASVCEQYLSYLSLMEALDIGIASEYLVIAATLIFIKSKKLVPPPPPPFDQDFTDDAAIAEEALRQRLIAYRHFKDAGGHLRERMETAAAYYPRPAEAFELEGLVQRYVLDSKTLAAAFMRALENAEVRPAVLKREAFSVVVKMNYVLRLVRERESLTFTELVAGCAPLEIVVTFLAVLELIRARKVRYEQSKLFDDIVFTPMPKGAVDDLAQSA; translated from the coding sequence GTGACGACAGCGCCTACCGCATCCGCCAAGCCGGCACTGCTGGTCAAACTCGACGTCTTCGACGGGCCCCTCGATCTACTTCTCCAACTCGTGCTGCAGCAAGATCTCGACATCACGCAGGTCAGCCTGGCTTCGGTGTGCGAGCAATATCTTTCGTATCTCTCGTTGATGGAAGCGCTGGATATCGGCATCGCGAGCGAATATCTCGTCATCGCCGCCACGCTCATCTTCATCAAATCGAAGAAATTGGTGCCGCCGCCGCCGCCGCCGTTCGATCAGGATTTCACCGACGATGCGGCCATCGCCGAAGAAGCGTTGCGGCAACGGCTCATCGCGTACCGGCACTTCAAAGATGCAGGCGGCCACTTGCGCGAGCGCATGGAAACCGCTGCGGCCTATTATCCGCGGCCCGCGGAAGCGTTCGAACTCGAAGGTCTGGTGCAGCGTTACGTCCTCGATTCGAAGACGCTCGCCGCGGCGTTCATGCGGGCGTTGGAAAACGCCGAAGTGCGTCCGGCCGTGCTCAAGCGCGAGGCGTTCTCGGTCGTCGTCAAGATGAACTACGTGCTGCGCTTGGTGCGCGAGCGTGAGAGCCTGACCTTCACCGAACTCGTCGCCGGCTGCGCGCCGCTGGAAATCGTCGTCACATTTCTCGCCGTGCTCGAGCTGATCCGGGCGCGCAAAGTCCGCTACGAACAGTCGAAACTGTTCGACGACATCGTGTTCACGCCAATGCCGAAAGGTGCGGTCGACGACCTTGCCCAGTCTGCGTAG
- the gcvH gene encoding glycine cleavage system protein GcvH: protein MPAPTDRLYTKEHEWVKIDGANATIGISDHAQSALGDIVYVELPKPGATLAQGKPIGVIESVKAVSDIYAPISGTVTEVNGAVEDDPAKVNADPYGTGWLAKITITNADEAKSLLDAASYEQFLKSEDH, encoded by the coding sequence TTGCCCGCTCCCACCGACCGCCTTTATACTAAGGAACACGAATGGGTGAAGATCGACGGCGCGAACGCGACGATCGGCATCTCCGATCACGCGCAGTCGGCGCTCGGCGACATCGTCTACGTCGAGCTGCCGAAGCCCGGCGCAACTCTCGCGCAGGGCAAGCCGATCGGCGTCATCGAGTCCGTGAAAGCCGTCTCGGATATCTACGCCCCGATATCGGGAACCGTCACCGAGGTGAACGGCGCCGTGGAGGACGATCCGGCCAAAGTCAACGCCGATCCGTACGGAACGGGTTGGCTGGCGAAGATCACGATCACAAACGCGGATGAGGCAAAATCGCTTCTCGACGCGGCGTCGTACGAACAGTTTTTGAAGAGCGAAGATCACTAG
- a CDS encoding NUDIX hydrolase: MDRRKVAAPASRRSPRIKHERSAGGLVLMRENGTYSGLLIGRNTPRIWSLPKGHVEADETIEQAAVREVHEETAVQATIVSKLSDIRYWFYSRDVKHSKIVHFFLMRYVTGKPKPQEGEVDETAWAKLDEMPEIMTHRNERRLIEMARTIVAENPAGDLGF; the protein is encoded by the coding sequence TTGGACCGGCGAAAAGTAGCCGCGCCCGCCTCGCGCCGGTCGCCTCGGATCAAGCACGAACGCTCGGCCGGCGGGCTCGTGCTCATGCGCGAAAACGGCACGTATTCTGGTCTTTTGATCGGGCGCAACACGCCGCGCATCTGGTCGTTGCCCAAAGGGCACGTCGAGGCGGACGAGACCATCGAGCAAGCGGCCGTCCGCGAGGTCCACGAAGAGACGGCCGTCCAAGCCACCATCGTCTCGAAACTCTCCGACATCCGCTATTGGTTCTATAGCCGCGACGTCAAGCACAGCAAGATCGTGCACTTCTTCCTGATGCGCTATGTGACCGGCAAGCCCAAGCCACAGGAAGGCGAAGTCGACGAAACCGCGTGGGCGAAACTCGATGAGATGCCGGAGATCATGACGCATCGCAACGAGCGGCGGTTGATCGAGATGGCGCGCACGATCGTCGCGGAGAATCCGGCGGGCGATCTAGGCTTTTGA
- the gcvPA gene encoding aminomethyl-transferring glycine dehydrogenase subunit GcvPA encodes MHAPHTDRDVREMLDVIGAPSLASLAAPPKGLEVKGAFDVAPALPEALAFAHLTELANNNLGARMTSFIGAGAYRHYQPPAVPYLATRSEFITAYTPYQAEASQGSLQAIFEWQTYICLLTGLDVSNASLYDGSTALVEGVIMASQATGRRRVAISRSVHPGYRAVLDTYARGMGIEVVELPVGEDLLVDMKSAAVKDLVAGAGAIIVQSPNFFGCIEDVAGAAALAGAAGALTIQVIVEAMSLGALKTPAECGADIAVGEAQSFGLPVGYGGPYVGFVATTKQHVRRLPGRLVGETHDVDGRKAYVLTLQGREQHIRRELASSNICTNQALCALFATIYLATVGAHGLRSIAAANMARARELRAAVLTVPGMRPAGSAPFFNEFVVHTPLPAALLTERMVRRGILAGVDLSRWYPDMPQSLLLCATELTSADDIARFAGALATEIDNAVAAV; translated from the coding sequence ATGCATGCACCTCACACCGACCGCGACGTTCGGGAGATGCTCGACGTCATCGGGGCGCCGTCGCTTGCGTCGCTTGCGGCGCCGCCGAAGGGTCTCGAGGTCAAAGGTGCGTTCGATGTCGCGCCGGCGCTGCCTGAAGCACTGGCGTTCGCGCATCTGACCGAACTGGCGAACAACAATCTCGGCGCGCGCATGACGAGCTTCATCGGCGCCGGCGCGTACCGCCATTATCAGCCGCCGGCAGTACCGTACCTCGCCACGCGTTCGGAATTCATCACGGCATACACGCCGTATCAGGCAGAAGCAAGCCAGGGAAGTCTACAAGCGATCTTCGAGTGGCAGACCTACATCTGCTTGCTCACCGGGCTCGACGTGAGCAACGCGTCGCTGTACGACGGATCGACCGCGCTGGTTGAAGGCGTCATCATGGCGTCGCAGGCTACCGGCCGGCGGCGCGTTGCAATTAGCCGCTCGGTGCATCCGGGCTATCGCGCCGTGCTCGACACGTACGCGCGCGGCATGGGCATCGAGGTTGTCGAGCTTCCGGTTGGTGAAGACCTGTTGGTCGACATGAAGTCGGCGGCCGTCAAAGATCTCGTCGCCGGCGCCGGTGCCATCATCGTGCAAAGTCCGAATTTCTTCGGGTGCATCGAAGACGTGGCCGGGGCGGCCGCGCTTGCCGGGGCCGCAGGTGCGCTCACCATCCAAGTGATCGTCGAGGCGATGTCGCTGGGCGCGCTCAAAACGCCAGCGGAATGCGGCGCCGATATCGCGGTGGGTGAAGCGCAGTCGTTCGGGCTGCCCGTGGGCTACGGCGGTCCTTACGTGGGATTCGTCGCCACCACAAAACAGCACGTGCGCCGGCTTCCCGGACGTTTGGTGGGCGAGACCCACGACGTCGACGGCCGCAAAGCATATGTGTTGACGCTGCAAGGGCGCGAGCAGCACATCCGGCGCGAGCTGGCTTCATCCAACATCTGCACTAATCAAGCGCTGTGCGCGCTCTTCGCTACTATATATCTTGCGACGGTGGGCGCGCACGGCTTGCGCTCGATCGCGGCGGCGAACATGGCACGCGCGCGCGAGCTTCGCGCCGCGGTGCTGACCGTGCCGGGCATGCGCCCCGCCGGGAGCGCGCCGTTCTTCAACGAGTTCGTCGTGCACACGCCCTTGCCGGCTGCACTGCTCACGGAGCGCATGGTCCGGCGCGGTATCCTCGCAGGGGTGGACCTTTCGCGTTGGTATCCCGACATGCCGCAATCGCTGCTTCTGTGCGCCACCGAACTCACGTCGGCAGACGACATCGCCCGCTTCGCCGGAGCGCTTGCAACGGAGATCGACAATGCTGTCGCTGCTGTTTGA
- a CDS encoding TIM44-like domain-containing protein, whose protein sequence is MKHLRPYAYASIICALAVAGPAVALARAGGGQGFGGGGVDIGGDGFGLWSLWPLLFLGHGSGFGGVFVVLFILWIVSRRSRAVNMAFGASTPNPGMHASALMDPPAPARTFDQSAIDAGLGAIKLHDANFDERAFLDRAQTAFFKLQQAWTARNQDLARDVMSDALYERHKMQTDQLIAAHQIDVLENIVIGSARIVDAHPGSAFDSIAVAFTVSMTDYTIDDHTRQVVSGDRYQQTFTEIWDFIRRADAKSVVGATTTAATCPNCGAPFHTSGGKCDYCGSYARTSSSDWVVDTIEQTN, encoded by the coding sequence ATGAAACACTTACGTCCGTATGCATATGCTTCGATTATCTGCGCGCTCGCCGTTGCAGGTCCAGCCGTTGCTTTGGCCCGGGCGGGCGGCGGCCAAGGCTTTGGCGGAGGCGGCGTCGATATCGGCGGCGACGGCTTCGGCCTGTGGAGTCTGTGGCCGTTGTTATTCCTCGGGCACGGCAGCGGTTTTGGCGGAGTTTTCGTCGTCCTGTTCATCCTATGGATCGTCTCCCGGCGAAGCCGCGCGGTCAACATGGCCTTCGGCGCGAGCACGCCAAATCCGGGAATGCATGCGTCTGCGTTGATGGACCCGCCCGCGCCGGCGAGAACCTTCGATCAAAGCGCGATCGACGCCGGCCTCGGCGCCATCAAACTGCACGATGCCAACTTCGACGAGCGAGCTTTCTTGGACCGTGCGCAAACGGCGTTTTTCAAACTGCAGCAAGCGTGGACGGCGCGCAATCAGGATCTCGCGCGCGACGTCATGAGCGACGCGCTCTACGAGCGCCACAAGATGCAGACCGACCAGCTCATCGCGGCGCATCAGATCGACGTGCTCGAGAACATCGTCATCGGCAGCGCGCGCATCGTGGATGCGCATCCCGGCTCGGCATTCGATTCGATCGCCGTCGCGTTCACCGTGAGCATGACCGACTATACGATCGACGACCATACGAGACAAGTCGTCTCGGGCGATCGCTACCAGCAGACCTTTACGGAGATTTGGGATTTCATCCGCCGTGCCGACGCGAAATCCGTCGTCGGCGCCACGACAACGGCCGCCACGTGCCCGAATTGCGGCGCGCCGTTCCACACGAGCGGCGGCAAATGCGATTACTGCGGGTCGTATGCACGCACGTCGTCGTCGGATTGGGTCGTGGACACCATCGAGCAGACGAATTGA
- the scpB gene encoding SMC-Scp complex subunit ScpB yields MPSLRSRLEAVLFVASEPATLKDLCAATDAEPGAIKAALADLAEFMRDRGMTLREVGGGWRLTANPACREDVERFLLPPKNHLSPAALETLAIVAYLQPVTRAEVEGLRGVISDSVMSTLEQRDFVQELGRKEVVGRPILYGTTEFFLESFDLQSLDDLPPLPDSAPKRVDGRVIQLPLPEGREQAMAQIHDAVEGHEDDVSAMGDAKLSDDVSHELERALSDPD; encoded by the coding sequence TTGCCCAGTCTGCGTAGCCGCCTCGAAGCGGTGCTCTTCGTCGCGAGCGAGCCGGCAACGCTCAAGGATTTGTGTGCGGCCACCGACGCCGAGCCCGGCGCGATCAAAGCCGCGCTCGCCGATCTCGCGGAGTTCATGCGCGATCGCGGCATGACGCTGCGCGAAGTAGGTGGCGGCTGGCGCCTGACCGCCAATCCGGCGTGTAGAGAAGACGTCGAACGCTTTTTGCTGCCTCCGAAGAATCATCTTTCGCCCGCGGCGCTAGAGACGCTCGCTATCGTCGCGTATCTGCAGCCCGTAACCCGCGCCGAAGTCGAAGGTCTGCGCGGCGTCATCTCCGACAGCGTCATGAGCACGCTCGAGCAGCGCGACTTCGTCCAAGAGCTTGGCCGCAAGGAAGTCGTAGGGCGTCCGATCCTCTACGGCACCACTGAGTTCTTTCTCGAATCGTTCGATTTGCAGTCGCTCGACGATTTGCCGCCGCTGCCCGACAGCGCGCCGAAGCGCGTGGACGGCAGGGTCATACAACTTCCGTTGCCCGAAGGGCGCGAGCAAGCCATGGCACAAATCCACGATGCCGTTGAAGGCCATGAGGACGATGTCTCCGCCATGGGCGATGCAAAGCTCAGCGACGACGTCTCGCACGAACTCGAACGCGCGCTCTCCGACCCGGATTGA
- a CDS encoding DUF3048 domain-containing protein, which produces MSARLGLAPLTLCAAVVLAIAGCARHAAPPVPKPSPTPRPKILAVDPLDGVLVDPPTLKHRIAAVMIDNYPIDARPQSGLHDAEIVYEVEAEGGITRYMALYLTSKPAKIGPVRSARTYFVELARPYNALFAHAGENDDVWGPLKLLRADGFADMEEIVGTPEAFWRDNTREMPHNLYTSVTRLRAAAPNHGWPDSAFKQPEFDFDYMRPPIVNSAIVSFWMHYQVDYRRSGFAFERSISGDVQHDRDDSRPYQVSDIIAIWIPAQVLDNLGDLAMSVYGDFPAEVVRPDRVEAAHWIATGPDAPPEIVDDVGNPIALARGQIYIEVLPQGGSVTVGKLTISH; this is translated from the coding sequence TTGAGCGCTCGGCTCGGGCTCGCGCCGCTCACGCTGTGTGCGGCGGTCGTACTCGCAATCGCAGGGTGCGCCCGGCATGCGGCGCCGCCGGTGCCGAAGCCCTCGCCGACGCCAAGGCCGAAGATTCTCGCCGTGGACCCGCTCGACGGCGTGCTGGTCGATCCACCCACACTCAAGCATCGCATCGCCGCCGTGATGATCGACAACTATCCTATCGACGCGCGGCCGCAGAGCGGCCTGCACGACGCCGAAATCGTCTACGAGGTCGAGGCCGAAGGCGGCATCACGCGCTATATGGCGCTCTACTTGACGTCCAAGCCGGCCAAGATAGGGCCGGTGAGATCGGCCCGGACGTATTTCGTGGAGCTTGCCCGCCCCTACAACGCGCTTTTCGCCCATGCGGGCGAGAACGACGACGTTTGGGGCCCCCTCAAGCTGCTGCGCGCCGACGGCTTCGCGGATATGGAAGAGATCGTGGGTACGCCGGAGGCGTTTTGGCGCGACAACACCCGCGAAATGCCACACAATTTGTACACGTCGGTCACGAGACTGCGGGCGGCCGCCCCAAATCACGGCTGGCCCGACAGCGCATTCAAGCAGCCCGAGTTCGATTTCGACTATATGAGACCGCCGATCGTGAACTCGGCCATCGTCTCGTTCTGGATGCACTACCAGGTCGACTACCGCAGGTCGGGGTTTGCGTTCGAGCGCTCGATCTCGGGCGACGTGCAGCACGATCGCGACGACTCGCGCCCATACCAAGTCTCCGACATCATCGCGATTTGGATTCCGGCGCAAGTGCTCGACAATCTCGGCGATCTCGCCATGTCGGTCTACGGCGATTTTCCCGCCGAGGTCGTGCGGCCCGATCGCGTTGAAGCGGCGCACTGGATCGCGACCGGTCCGGACGCGCCGCCGGAAATCGTGGACGACGTGGGCAACCCGATCGCATTGGCGCGCGGCCAGATCTACATCGAGGTCTTGCCGCAGGGCGGAAGCGTGACGGTCGGGAAACTCACCATCAGCCACTAG
- the gcvPB gene encoding aminomethyl-transferring glycine dehydrogenase subunit GcvPB translates to MLSLLFDQGAPGRGSDFVAPAGTPSDYLDAGLLRADLPLPDLAEFEVTRHFVALSHRNFSVDTNFYPLGSCTMKYNPKLNEAVAAFTGFTDLHPLAPDATAQGALELMWTLERTLSSLFGMEAFSLMPCAGAHGELTAMLMARAYHRDRGDDKRLTCIVPDTAHGTNPASAAMVGYKVVAIPSTPKGRTDIVALRAALDDTVAVCMMTNPNTLGLFEDDIIEMTKAVHDAGGLMYYDGANANAIVGLCRPGDMGFDLMHLNLHKTFSVPHGGGGPGAGPVGASARLAPYLPVPRVGKDADGLFSLQEAEPKSVGPVRVFASHFIALVRAYAYIIVHGAEGLKRNSELAVLNANYVRAKVKDILTVPYSDYCRHEFVCSAESLKKETGARALDLAKGLLDAGVHAPTMYWPHVVPECLMIEPTETETKQTLDAFCETLRALVKQAHDDPASMQELPLHTYVRRVDEAQVGRLANKGIGLRWTGEK, encoded by the coding sequence ATGCTGTCGCTGCTGTTTGACCAGGGCGCGCCCGGCCGGGGAAGCGATTTCGTCGCGCCCGCGGGCACGCCGTCCGACTACTTGGATGCCGGTCTGCTGCGTGCCGACTTGCCGTTGCCGGATCTCGCCGAATTTGAAGTGACGCGCCATTTCGTGGCGCTTTCGCACCGCAATTTCTCGGTGGACACGAATTTCTATCCGCTTGGATCGTGCACTATGAAGTACAATCCGAAGCTGAATGAGGCGGTAGCGGCGTTCACCGGTTTCACCGATCTCCATCCGCTCGCACCCGACGCCACCGCGCAAGGCGCGCTCGAGCTCATGTGGACGTTAGAGCGCACGTTGTCCAGCCTTTTCGGCATGGAAGCGTTTTCGCTCATGCCGTGTGCGGGCGCTCATGGCGAGCTCACCGCGATGCTCATGGCGAGGGCCTACCATCGCGATCGCGGCGACGACAAGCGCCTCACCTGCATCGTGCCCGACACGGCGCACGGCACGAATCCCGCGAGTGCGGCGATGGTGGGCTACAAAGTCGTAGCGATACCGTCCACGCCGAAGGGCCGCACCGATATCGTGGCACTTCGTGCAGCGCTCGACGACACCGTGGCCGTCTGCATGATGACCAACCCGAACACGCTCGGTCTGTTCGAAGACGATATCATCGAGATGACTAAAGCGGTGCACGACGCCGGCGGTCTCATGTACTACGACGGCGCGAATGCCAATGCCATCGTGGGCCTCTGCCGCCCGGGCGACATGGGCTTCGATCTCATGCACCTCAACCTGCACAAGACGTTTTCCGTGCCGCATGGCGGCGGCGGTCCCGGCGCGGGCCCGGTCGGCGCGTCGGCACGTCTTGCCCCGTATCTGCCGGTTCCCCGCGTCGGCAAAGACGCCGACGGGCTTTTCTCGCTGCAGGAAGCAGAGCCGAAATCCGTCGGCCCCGTGCGCGTCTTCGCGTCGCACTTCATCGCGCTGGTGCGCGCGTATGCGTACATCATCGTCCATGGTGCGGAAGGTTTGAAGCGCAACAGCGAGCTCGCGGTATTGAACGCCAATTACGTGCGCGCGAAAGTGAAAGATATCCTCACGGTGCCGTACAGCGACTACTGCCGGCATGAATTCGTCTGCTCGGCGGAGTCGCTCAAGAAAGAGACGGGCGCGCGTGCGCTCGACCTCGCCAAAGGACTGCTCGACGCGGGCGTGCACGCGCCCACGATGTACTGGCCGCACGTCGTGCCCGAATGCCTCATGATCGAGCCCACGGAGACCGAGACCAAGCAAACGCTCGACGCATTTTGCGAGACGCTGCGCGCTTTGGTCAAGCAAGCGCACGACGATCCGGCGTCGATGCAGGAGCTTCCATTGCACACCTACGTCCGCCGGGTGGACGAAGCGCAAGTCGGGCGGCTTGCCAATAAAGGCATCGGGTTGCGTTGGACCGGCGAAAAGTAG